CAGAAGGTCGTCCGGATTGGCGTTCATATCTGCAATTGTGCACATAGTTGGTGCCGCTTTGGTCATTGAAGCGACATGTTTGTGCAGCAATACTCAGGAAAGTCAGGGACGGCTTCCGGCTGCCAGGCACTGAGCGGCCTGGCCGTTGCACCGATTGACTACGCGCACGATGGGAACAGGAATGGAACACAACTTGAATGGGCGCAAGGCACTTGTCACCGGCGGTGCCAGCGGCATCGGCGCTGCGTGCGTGCGGGAACTTGCGTCCCGCGGGGCGAAGGTGGTGGTGGCCGACGTCGACTCCGCCGGTGCCGCAACCCTCGCCGATGAGGTGGGCGGCACCGCCTGGGCCGTGGACCTGCTGGACGTGGACTCACTCGCCACCCTGAGCCTGGACTGCGACATCCTGGTGAACAACGCCGGGATCCAGCGCATCAGCCCCATCCAGGAGTTCGATCCCGTCCACTTCCGGCGGATCCTCACCCTGATGCTGGAGGCGCCGTTCCTGCTCATCCGGGCAGCCCTGCCGCACATGTATGCCAATAAGTTCGGGCGCATTATCAATGTGTCCTCGGTGCACGGCATCCGCGCCTCCCCGTTCAAGAGTGCCTACGTCTCCGCGAAGCACGGCCTGGAAGGACTAAGCAAGGTGACGGCCCTGGAGGGCGGAGAGCACGGGGTAACCTCCAACTGCATCAATCCCGGCTACGTCCGTACGCCGTTGGTGGAGAAGCAGTTGGCTGACCAGGCCTCGGTACACGGCATCCCGGAATCCGAGGTACTGGCCAAGGTCATGCTCACCGAGTCAGCCATCAAGCGCTTGGTGGAGCCTGAGGAAGTGGCGTCGCTGGTTGCCTGGCTTTCGTCCAGCCATGCCGGCATGGTCACCGGCGCCAGCTACACC
The window above is part of the Pseudarthrobacter sp. NS4 genome. Proteins encoded here:
- a CDS encoding 3-hydroxybutyrate dehydrogenase; the protein is MEHNLNGRKALVTGGASGIGAACVRELASRGAKVVVADVDSAGAATLADEVGGTAWAVDLLDVDSLATLSLDCDILVNNAGIQRISPIQEFDPVHFRRILTLMLEAPFLLIRAALPHMYANKFGRIINVSSVHGIRASPFKSAYVSAKHGLEGLSKVTALEGGEHGVTSNCINPGYVRTPLVEKQLADQASVHGIPESEVLAKVMLTESAIKRLVEPEEVASLVAWLSSSHAGMVTGASYTMDGGWSAR